TCCTGGCGGGGTTGCGCCGGCCCGCGCTGACCTCGGCCCTGCTCGGCCTCCTGGCGACCGGCGCGCTGGCCGTTTTGGTCTGGGGCATGCCCGCCCGCCTGGCCGTCAACAGCGCCCTCTTTGGGATGCTGATGGCCGTCTTTCCCATCCTCTGGACGCTGCTGAACGCCGTGTGGATCTTTAACATGCTGGTCGACAGCGGGTACTTCGACGTCCTGAAACGCTCCCTCTACCGCGTGACCCGCGACCGCCGCCTACAGACGCTGTTGATCGGTTTCGGCTTCACCACCCTGCTCGAGGCCATCGCCGCCTTCGGCGCACCGATCGCCATCGTCGCCGGGATGCTGGTCGGTTTCGGGTTTCCTCCGATGCTGGCCGCGGTAATCACGCTCCTTAGCGATACAACCATCGCCTCCTGGGGCACGCAGGGCATGCCGGTGATGGTCCTGAATTCGGTGACCGACCTGGATATCGGTTCCCTGGCGGCCGTCATCGGCCTGCAGACGCCGGTGGCCACCGCCCTCTTCCCGCCGGTCGTCGTCCTGCTGGTGGCGGGTTGGAAGGGGCTCCGGGAGGTATGGCCGGCGGCGGGAGCCATGGGCTTGGCCTACCTGGGGGTCGCCGTGGTCACCGCCTTCTACACCGGGCCGTACATCGTCGGCATCGCCGCCTCCCTGGCGGCCATCGCCACCCTGCTGGCGATCCTGCGCTTCTGGTCACCCCGCACGACCTGGCTTCTGGACGGGGACGGCGAGGATGAGAAGGGCGGGGCGCCGGACGGCGAGGACCTGAATCCGGTCACGGTACTGCGCGCCTGGTCGCCCTACCTCCTGCTGGTCCTGGTGGTCGGCCTGGTGAACAGCACCACGTTGAAGATCTGGCTGGCGCGCCTCTGGACGGTGAGCATCCCCTGGCCGGGCCTGCACAACGCCGTCATGAAAACGGCTCCCGTGACCGCCGGCCCGGAACCCTACGCCGCGGTGTACAGCCAGCCGGTGCTGGCCGTAGGGGGTACCCTGGTCCTGGCCGCCGGCATCCTGGCGGCGCTGACTCTGGGGGTCAGGCCCTCGCGGGCCGCCGTCATCTACGCCTTAACGCTGCGGCAGTTGCTCAAGCCGGGCGGCACGATCGTAATGATCCTGGGCATCGCCTATCTGATGAACTACTCCGGCATGACCTACACCATCGGCCTGGCGTTCGCCTCCACCGGATTCTGGTTTCCGATGGCGACGGTGCTCCTGGGGATGGTCGGCTGCACCCTGGCGGGAAGCGTGGCCGCATCCAACGCCCTCTTCGGCAACCTCGCCGTCGTCGGCGGGCAGCAGCTCGGACTTGATCCCACCTTCGCCGCCGCCACCCTCAGCTCCGGGGGCACGATGGGCAAGGCGGTGGCCTTCCAGGACATTGTTATCGCCACCGCGGCCTTGAAACTGCACAACAAGGAAGGGGAACTCATCCGGCGCGTCTTCTGGATCAGCGTTTTCTTCGCCGTCTTCCTTGGCGCCCTGGCCATGGCTCAGCAGCACTGGCTGCCGGCATTGATCCGGTAATGGAGACGCCCGCGTCCGCCGGCCCGCCCGGCTGATGCAGAAATGCATCAGCCGGGCGGGCCTCTTTGTGCGCGGTCCCCCGCTCAACCGCGACGGACCGGGGCACCCCGGTACCCCGATGCCATTTTCTATCACCCCTGCCGGAAAACAGAAGGCCCCTGTGCCAGGAGATGTGTCGCGTAATATCGAAACAAGATATAAAACCGTATCGGCAGGAGGGGGACGGATGCTCCGTTTCTTCAACGACGACCAGTTTATCGCCCTTATGGACATCCTCAGCCAGGCGGTGATCCTGGTAAACGACGAAGCGGTCGTAGTCGGTATCAACCGGGCCGCGGCCGACCTCTTCAGGCTCGATAAGAACGCCGTGATCGGGCAGCCGGTCGCCGGCCTGGGCATCAGCTCGCCGCTGCCCCGCGTCTTGCGCGAGCGGGTCCGCCTGGAGATGCGCCGGGAGCATCACGGGGAAAAGGTGCTGATCGCCAACCACCTGCCGCTGTTTAAGGAGAACGTCCTGGTGGGGGCGGTCAGTTCTTACGCCGATGTCACCACCGAGGACCAGCTGGAGCAGAGGCTGATTCGCCTGAAGGGTGCGGGGCGCGTCCTTGACGCCATCATGGAGAACTCCTACGACGGCATCTGGGTGATGAACGGCCGGGGCGAGGTCCTGATGGTCAGCAAGTCTTGGGAGAGGTTCAGCGGGATCAGCCGCGAGGAGATGATCGGCAAGTCGGTCTTCGACATCGTCAAGCAAGGCTATCAGACCGATTCCCCCGCTATCCACGCCATCCGGGAGCGCCGCCCGGCCACGATCATGTACCAGACCCGGACGGGGAAGCGCGCCCTGGCCACCTCGGTTCCGGTCTTTGACGAGCACGGCAATATCTGGCGTATTATTTCCAACATTCGTGACGTTACGGAGATGGAGGAGTTGCGGGAGAAGCTCGAAGAGGCCGAGACCACGGCCCGGCGCAGCGAGGAGGAACTCCGCCTCCTGCGGAAGGCCGTGCTCGACATCGGGGAGATGGTCGTGCAGAGCAAGGCCATGCACGAGTTGACCGAACTGGTGGCGCAGATCGCCCGGGCCGACGCCTCGGTCCTGCTCCTCGGGGAGTCGGGCGTGGGGAAGGGCGTCGTCGCCAACCTGATCCACAAGCTCAGCCCGCGCTGCGAGGGCCCTTTCTTGAAGATCAACTGCGGGGCCATTCCCGAACACCTCATTGAATCGGAACTCTTCGGCTACGAAGAGGGCTCCTTCACCGGCGCCCGGAAGAAGGGCAAGCTCGGGATGTTCGAGCTGGCCAACAAGGGCACCCTGTTCCTGGACGAGATCGGGGAGATCCCGCTGGCGCTTCAGCCCAAACTCCTTCAGGCCCTGGAGGACCGCCGGATTATGCGCGTCGGCGGGACGAAGCCGGTGGAGCTGGACGTGCGGGTCATCGCCGCCACCAACCGGGACCTGAAGGAGATGGTCGACCGGGACCTCTTCCGGGCCGACCTCTATTACCGCTTAAACGTCATCCCGGTGACCATCCCGCCTTTGCGGGAACGGCCCGAGGACATCACCCCCCTGGGGCAGTACTTCCTGCGCTACTTCAATGAGAAATACGGCCTGGAGAAGAGGCTTTCGCCGGGAGCGATCAGCGCCCTCAACCGCTACCACTGGCCCGGCAACGTGCGGGAACTGAAGCACGTCATCGAGCGGACGGTGGTGACCACGGCCGGCAACACTATCCACGTAAGGCAGCTGCCCCCGGCCGTTCGCGGGGAGAGCGGCGGGAACAGGCCGCCGGGCCTGCCGTCCCTGAAACAGGCCCGCGAGGAACTGGAGAAAAGGCTCATCACCGAAGCCCTGGCGCGGTACGGGAGCACTCATAAGGCGGCGGCGGCCCTTGGCGTTGCCCAGCCGACCATTGTACGTAAGGCGCAAAAATATAAGATCCGCCCTGGTGATGCAAAATTGCATCATTGATACAAGCAAGTATCACTTTGTCCGATCTGATATCGTTGGGGATGCTCATTCGACCGCTGGACCACACAGAAAATCCGTTTGCAATAGTGGCCCGCAAGTTGGCACGTAAATTGCTAAACGAATGGGGTAGGAGCGTGCACGCCTGATCACCACCTTATTGTGGAAAGGAGACAGTTTGGCGCATGGCAATTATTCTGCCGGAGAAACCCATCTTCGTCATCGGCGCGGAGCGGTCCGGAACCACCCTGCTGATGGCCATGCTTGGCTGCCACCCCCGCATCGCCGTGCCGGAGGTCGGCTGGTTGTGGCCGCGGTTCTACCCCTATCTGTACAGTTACGGAGACCTCAATAACGACGAGAATTTCCGAACCCTGGCCGACGAAATGCTCTTCGGCCTGAACCACGACCTCTGGGGGATGAAGCTCAACCCGCGGACCGCGGTGGACGAAATTGTCGGCATGGTCCGCGAGCGCAGCTTCGCGGGGATCTATTGCGCGATGCATGAGCGGTTCGCGCAGGAACAGGGCAAGCCGCGCTGGGGCCAGAAGACCCCGCACAACCTGTACTTTGTGGGCCCGATCAAGGAGGCCTTCCCCCAGGCCCAGTTTATCTACATCGTCCGCGACGGGCGGGACGCCAGCGTGGACTACCTGGAGTCTTCCTTCGGCCCGATGAACATCTTCTGCGCCGCCGAGAGCTGGAAGATGTGCTGGAACTTCGTGAAACCGTGGCGCGAGAAGCTCACCCCGCAGGGCGACTGGCTCGACGTCAAGTACGAGGACCTGTGCCGCAAGCCGGAAGAGGTCCTGCGCAAGGTCTGCGAGTTCCTCGGCGAAGAGTACTCGACGGCGATGCTGGACTTCTACAAGACCGATATCGGCAAGAACCGGGGTTCCACGCGGGACCACAAGCCGCTGGGCCACGCGGTCAGCGACAGGTATGTCGGCATCTACAAGCGGCTTCTGAGCATCCGCGATCAGCAGGTTTTCGCCGCCGTGGCCGGCAAGGAGCTGGAGGAGGCCGGCTATACCAACGACGTGGAACCGATTGAGATCACGCCGGAGGACGAGGCCCTCTGGCGGGAGAGGGACGGGCGTATCAGGGCGGCCCTCCTGGACGGCACCGAAGGGCACATCCTATTCGAGAGCTACCGCGACTGGCTGGTGGACCAGCGGGAGGCCCGGAGAAGAAGGGGCATCTGGAAAGAGGAGGACGCCGGAAAGGTCTGGCCCGAAGGCGATCCCTACGAGGAACTGATCGTGGGCTTCCGCGCCTGGCGGCAGTGGAAGGAGCATTTCAGCATCAAGAGACAGTATACCCGCAAGGGCAAGGTTGTTCTGTAAGCGCCCGCAAGGCGGCCCACAACTGAATAATGCAGGGCGGATCGGGGTACGGCAGTTAGAAAGGACCCCGTACCCTGATGCGCCTTTCTTTCCGACTGGTTAACTAAGGGGATGGATTACATTGTAGTTATCGGGCCACGAAAGGAGGTCCTCTTCTAATGAACCGTAATGCCATCAAGATTGGCATTGGTCCCGCCCTATATATCCTGGCGCTGTTCATGCCGTTCCTGGGCGACCTGAGCGCCCGGGTGGGCTTCGGCATTCTGGTCTGGGTGGCCTACTGGTGGGTTTCCGGCGCGGTGCCGTTCTTCTGGACAATGACGGTGCCTCTCCTCGGGGCGTCGCTTGTCCCGATCCTGCCGTTGAAGAAGGTCATCCAGACCTACATCGACCCGCTGATCATCTTGATCCTGGCCACCTGCCTGATCTCGGGCGCCTGGATCAAATGGGGTGCGGCCCGCCGGCTGGCCCTGAAGTTCATGAGCCTGACCGGCAACAACGTGCGCAACCAGGTCGTAATGTGGTTCGTCCTGTCGTCCTTGATCAGCTCGGTCGTGGCCGACACGATCACGCCGGTCGCCCTGGCCCCCGTCGTAATCGCCCTCCTGGTCGGGGCCGGCTACGCCACCTATGATGACCGGCTTAAATCAAAATCGGCCGGTAACATCATGATGGCCGTGGCCTGGGGCGCTTCGAACGGCGGCTTCGTCACGCCTCTGGCCGGCGGACAAGCCCTGGTGGTCTACGCCATGCTCCAGGAACAGCTCGGGGCCCCCGTGGACTTTGTCTCATGGTCGATCCGGGCGGTGCTGCCGGTCATCTTCATCACCCTGTGCATCATCCCCTTCCTGCGCTGGGGCCTGAAATATGATGTGGACACCTTCCCGGGGAGCAAGAACATTTATAAGGAAGAGTTGGCCAAGCTGGGGCCGATGAGCAGGGCGGAGAAGGTTTCCCTTTACGGTTTTCTCCTGGGTATCGTGATCGTGTTCGCGGAGCCCCTTTTCCGCGACTACCTGCCGTACAAGATTGAGCCCTCGATCCTATTCCTGCTCATCGCCATTGCAATGTTCCTCATCCCGGCGAATAAGAGCGGAGAAAAGGTGCTCAGCGAGGACATCATCAAGAAGTACTTCCCGATCAACGCCCTGGTCATCTGGCCGACGGCCATCGCTATGGCCCGCATCCTTGAGGAAAGCGGGGCGACGGCCGTGATCGGTACCTGGCTCGCGCCCCTGGCGACGGCGTCCGCCGGGGTGGCGCTGGCCGGCTTCACCGGGGTGGCCGGCTTGATGACGCAGTTCAGCACCAATACGGCGGCCAACGCCGTGGTCGTGCCGATCGCCATTCAGACCATGAAGGCGGCGGGGCAGAACATCATCCCGTGGATCTACGCCGTCGGCAGCATGGGCGCCCTCGGCTACGCCGTGGTCTCGGCCAACGGCGGGATGGCGGTCCTGGCGGGCTACGGGATGGACATCAAGCGCCTGTTCTACAACGGGATGATCATCGCCGCCATCGCCTTTGCGGCCAACTGGGTGTTCTGGTACACGGTGATGTTTGTCCTGAAGCTGGCCTTCTACCAGACGACCTAGCCGGAGCGACACCTGTATAGTTGCTTTGCGCCCCTTAGTAATCCGCCCGCAGGCCCGTAAAGAGGGGGCCTGCGGGCCTTTTTAAACGGAGGGTGAGTCATGAACGAACACCTGCAGGTGGCCCTGGCTACCGGCGTCTTCCTGATAACCTATGCCCTGATTGTCTCCGAGAAGGTCCACCGCGCCGTGGCGGCTTTCTGCGGCGCCGCGGTCGTGGTGCTGGCCGGGATTCTGACCCCCGAGGGCGCCGTGGAGGCCGTCGACTGGAATACCGTGGGCCTCCTGGTCGGGATGATGATCATCGTCGGCGTCACCAGAGAAACCGGCGTCTTTGAATACCTGGCCATCAAGGCCGCCAAGGCCGCGAAGGGCCGGCCCCTGGCCATTCTGGCCTCTCTGGCGGCGGTGACGGCCCTTCTCTCGGCCTTCCTGGACAACGTCACCACCGTCCTGCTGATTGTCCCGGTGACCTTCGCCATCGCCCGGAAGCTTAACGTAAGCCCCCTACCCTTCCTGGTCACCGAGATTCTGGCCTCGAACATCGGGGGCACGGCGACGCTCATCGGGGACCCGCCGAACATCATGATCGGCAGCGCCACCCACCTGGGGTTCCTGGACTTTGTCATCAACCTGACCCCGGTGATTGTTCTGATCCACGTCACGACGATCTTCATCCTGCAACTGCTCTTCCGGCGGCGGCTGCAGGTTCCGGATGCGGTACGGGAACAGATCTTTGAACTGGACGAGACCGCCGAGCTTAAAGACTTGGTCCTTCTGCGGCGCTGCCTGGCGGTTATCGGCCTGGTGATCGCCGGCTTCCTGCTGCACCAGGCCCTGCACCTCGAGTCCAGTGTCGTCGCCCTCACGGGGGCGAGCCTTCTGCTCCTCGTCACCCGGGCCGAGCCCGAACACCCCCTGCAACAGGTGGAGTGGCCGGTGATCTTTTTCTTTATCGGCCTGTTCGTCGTGGTCGGCGCCCTGGAAGAGGTCGGCGTGATCGAGGCCCTGGCCCGTTTCACGGTGGACTTCACGGGCGGGGTGATCGTGCCGACCGGGATGCTGATCCTGTGGATCTCGGCCCTGGCCTCGGCCTTCGTGGATAACATCCCGTTCGTGGCGACGATGATCCCTCTCCTGAAAGGCGTGGGACAACTCGGGGGCCTGGGGAACTATGACATGAACTTCCTCTGGTGGTGTCTCTCCCTGGGGGCCTGCCTCGGGGGCAACGGGACGATCATCGGGGCTTCGGCCAACGTCGTCGTCGTGGGGATGGCCGAGAAGCGCGGCCTGCCGATCACCTTCCTGGGCTTTATGAAGGTCGCCTTCCCGCTGATGCTGCTGTCAATTGCCATCAGCACGGCATATATGTACCTGTGGTACGTCTTCCCCACGGGACCCGTCCTGGCCCTGGTGCTTGGGGTTGCGGTGGCCGCCGGCGCGGTGATGTGGGTCCTCTCCCGCCCGTTGGTGACGGCCGGTGAAGCCCGTGGCGCGTTGGACCGGGCGGCCGGGGAGGAAGGGATGCCGCCTTGCCCGAAGGCCTGACGGCGGCCGTCATTCTCTTCTGCACCGCCCTGGTGTCGGGGACGGCCGGGTTCGGCTTCGCCATGCTGTCTCTGACTTCACTCTCCCTGTTTTTTGACCCCCGTACGGCCGTGGCCTTCATGGCCGTACATACCCTGACCCAGAACATCGTCCAGCTGACCGGCCTGCGCCGCTACTGCCGCTGGCGGGAACTGGCGCCGTTGCTGGCTGCCGCGGTCCTCGGGGTGCCCGCCGGGGCGCTTTTTCTGAAGACCATGGACCCGGTCCTGATCCAGCGCTCCCTGGGGCTGGTGGTCATCGCTTTCGTCCTTACCTCGTTGGCACGGTCCCGCAAGGGGGCCGTGCCGGCGGGCTTTCAAGTCCCGGACCGGCGCCCCCGGACCGAGGCCGTCTGGCGCGTCTTAACCGGGCTGAGCGGCGGGGTCCTGATGGGGGCCTTTCTCTCCGGGGGCCCGCCCCTCGTGATGTACTCGCTGTGGAAGGGCGGGAGCAGGTTTTCCATCAAGGCCGCTCTTCAGGCCTTTTTCCTGTTTTGCAACGCTTATGCCCTGGCCCTTTATGCCCTTTCGGGCCTCCTGACGGAGCGCGTCCTGCGCGGCAGCGTCGCTCTCCTGCCCTTCACCCTCGGCGGCACCCTCATCGGCATGTACCTTTTCCAGCGGATGCCCTCCCCGGTTTTCCGCAAGCTCCTCCTCGTCCTCCTGGCCCTGGTCGGCGTTACGCTCCTCGTCAAGTGAAGTCTCCCCTGGAATGGAAGGAAGTCCCGCACCGCGGGACGAAATGCATTATACTATGATCAACCCGATCGTTCTGAGCCCGAAGGCCTGGCTGGACCTGACCCTGCTCCTGCGCCCCGGGCAGGTGGTCCGCCTGGTGGTCGTGGAGGCGGCGCATGACGGGGCCATCGTCAGCCTTGGGGGCCGCCTCTTCCGGGCCGAAGGGGAATTGCCCGCCCGGCCGGGGGAGGCCTTTACGGCCCTCGTGGAGAGCGCCGCCCCGCATGAGATCAGGGTGCGGCCGTTGCCGGCCGGCGGCACGCGGGAAGCGGCCGGCCCGACGGGAGACCTGCTGCGGGCTCTGGAACTGCCGTCTGGAAGGGAAAGCGAACACGTGGTGCGGGAACTGCTTCGCCAGCGGCTTCCGGTGGCCCGCGAGACAGTGTTGCGCCTCCTGGCCGAGATGCGCGGGGTGCCGGAGCAGGAACGCGCGGCCTGGGTCTCCTCCCGCGTGTGGCTCGAAAGCCTGGGCTGGGAGCGGCCGGAACACCTGCGCGCCGCCCTGGAGTACCTTCTGGGCCGTGCCTCCGCCACCCCCGAGGGGCACGAGGCCCTGAACCGCGCCCAGCCTCCGACTGGTCAGGATCCGGTCTACGTGTTGAGCCTCAACGGGGGAGAGCGGTTCAACGGGCAGGTCTTTGTGCGCCGCGGGGGGCAAGGGAAACCGGGGGCCGGCCGGGAGACGGCCGTACGCCTGGTGGTGCGCCTGGAAACCAGGTCCCTCGGCGAGGTGTGGTGCCGCCTGGACCTGGACGGCGGCGGCCTGGCGGCCCGTATCTGCCTGGCGGACGAGCAGGCGGCTGAGAGGGCGCGGGCGGCGACGCCGAACCTGGAGCGGTTGCTGGCGGGGACGGGATATGCCGTCCGGGGGGTGGCCGTGGAACGGCGCCGCGTAACTGGCCCTGCGGAACTATTGTTTGACGGCGGGGAAGGGAAGCAGGCCCTTTACCGGCCGCTTGACGCCCGGGTTTAGACGGGGGCGGGGCAAGTGACGATAAGGAGTACGGGATCCGGGGATAAACAGAGTGGTTCCGGGCGCCCGCGCGCCGCGGCCGCCCTGCGCTACGACCCGGGGAGCGACAACGCCCCGCGGGTTGTGGCCGCGGGGCGGGGGAGGCTGGCCGAGGAAATCGAGGCGCGGGCCCGGGAGGCCGGGGTGCCGGTCTACCGGGACGCCGGCCTGGCCTGGACATTGACCGGGCTCGGGATCGACCGCGAGGTGCCGCCCGCCCTCTACGAGGCGGTGGCGGCGGTCATCGCCTGGGTCTACGCATTGGAGGAGAAGAATGGGGAGCGAGCGGATGCGCGTGGTGATTGAGATCGACGGCGGCAGCCGGGGAAACCCCGGGCCGGCGGCCGCCGCCCTGGTCGTGCGCGACGGGGATGACGGGCGGGTGCTGGACGAGAAGAGCTGGTATCTGGGGGAAACGACCAACAACGTCGCCGAGTGGACGGCGCTTGAGAACGCGGTGAGATACCTGGCCGCCGTGGCGGCCAAGCACGGTCCGGTGCAGGCGCTCATCCGCGCCGACAGCGAGCTGGTGGTGCGCCAGTTCAACGGGGCCTACCGTATCAAGCAGCCCCATCTCCAGGAGATCGCCCTCGGCATCCGCGATTTCCTGCAGCGTCACCCGGAGGTCAGTGTGCGCCTTGTGCACGTGCCGAGGGAAGAGAACAAGCGCGCCGACGCCGGGGTGAACCGTGAACTGGACCGGTTTCAAAAGAACAGCAAGGTTAAGAAAGGGGTCAGGCACTTTTCTTA
The sequence above is a segment of the Thermoanaerobacterales bacterium genome. Coding sequences within it:
- a CDS encoding L-lactate permease, translating into MPEKQSTQTQRVKHKSRVGTVGRLRWAPALLLGGVLLWPAAWAAGAVLFEGTRTWTQAYAPVAGSVGWSSLAAALPIVIIFVFLAGLRRPALTSALLGLLATGALAVLVWGMPARLAVNSALFGMLMAVFPILWTLLNAVWIFNMLVDSGYFDVLKRSLYRVTRDRRLQTLLIGFGFTTLLEAIAAFGAPIAIVAGMLVGFGFPPMLAAVITLLSDTTIASWGTQGMPVMVLNSVTDLDIGSLAAVIGLQTPVATALFPPVVVLLVAGWKGLREVWPAAGAMGLAYLGVAVVTAFYTGPYIVGIAASLAAIATLLAILRFWSPRTTWLLDGDGEDEKGGAPDGEDLNPVTVLRAWSPYLLLVLVVGLVNSTTLKIWLARLWTVSIPWPGLHNAVMKTAPVTAGPEPYAAVYSQPVLAVGGTLVLAAGILAALTLGVRPSRAAVIYALTLRQLLKPGGTIVMILGIAYLMNYSGMTYTIGLAFASTGFWFPMATVLLGMVGCTLAGSVAASNALFGNLAVVGGQQLGLDPTFAAATLSSGGTMGKAVAFQDIVIATAALKLHNKEGELIRRVFWISVFFAVFLGALAMAQQHWLPALIR
- a CDS encoding sigma 54-interacting transcriptional regulator codes for the protein MLRFFNDDQFIALMDILSQAVILVNDEAVVVGINRAAADLFRLDKNAVIGQPVAGLGISSPLPRVLRERVRLEMRREHHGEKVLIANHLPLFKENVLVGAVSSYADVTTEDQLEQRLIRLKGAGRVLDAIMENSYDGIWVMNGRGEVLMVSKSWERFSGISREEMIGKSVFDIVKQGYQTDSPAIHAIRERRPATIMYQTRTGKRALATSVPVFDEHGNIWRIISNIRDVTEMEELREKLEEAETTARRSEEELRLLRKAVLDIGEMVVQSKAMHELTELVAQIARADASVLLLGESGVGKGVVANLIHKLSPRCEGPFLKINCGAIPEHLIESELFGYEEGSFTGARKKGKLGMFELANKGTLFLDEIGEIPLALQPKLLQALEDRRIMRVGGTKPVELDVRVIAATNRDLKEMVDRDLFRADLYYRLNVIPVTIPPLRERPEDITPLGQYFLRYFNEKYGLEKRLSPGAISALNRYHWPGNVRELKHVIERTVVTTAGNTIHVRQLPPAVRGESGGNRPPGLPSLKQAREELEKRLITEALARYGSTHKAAAALGVAQPTIVRKAQKYKIRPGDAKLHH
- a CDS encoding sulfotransferase — encoded protein: MAIILPEKPIFVIGAERSGTTLLMAMLGCHPRIAVPEVGWLWPRFYPYLYSYGDLNNDENFRTLADEMLFGLNHDLWGMKLNPRTAVDEIVGMVRERSFAGIYCAMHERFAQEQGKPRWGQKTPHNLYFVGPIKEAFPQAQFIYIVRDGRDASVDYLESSFGPMNIFCAAESWKMCWNFVKPWREKLTPQGDWLDVKYEDLCRKPEEVLRKVCEFLGEEYSTAMLDFYKTDIGKNRGSTRDHKPLGHAVSDRYVGIYKRLLSIRDQQVFAAVAGKELEEAGYTNDVEPIEITPEDEALWRERDGRIRAALLDGTEGHILFESYRDWLVDQREARRRRGIWKEEDAGKVWPEGDPYEELIVGFRAWRQWKEHFSIKRQYTRKGKVVL
- a CDS encoding SLC13 family permease; protein product: MNRNAIKIGIGPALYILALFMPFLGDLSARVGFGILVWVAYWWVSGAVPFFWTMTVPLLGASLVPILPLKKVIQTYIDPLIILILATCLISGAWIKWGAARRLALKFMSLTGNNVRNQVVMWFVLSSLISSVVADTITPVALAPVVIALLVGAGYATYDDRLKSKSAGNIMMAVAWGASNGGFVTPLAGGQALVVYAMLQEQLGAPVDFVSWSIRAVLPVIFITLCIIPFLRWGLKYDVDTFPGSKNIYKEELAKLGPMSRAEKVSLYGFLLGIVIVFAEPLFRDYLPYKIEPSILFLLIAIAMFLIPANKSGEKVLSEDIIKKYFPINALVIWPTAIAMARILEESGATAVIGTWLAPLATASAGVALAGFTGVAGLMTQFSTNTAANAVVVPIAIQTMKAAGQNIIPWIYAVGSMGALGYAVVSANGGMAVLAGYGMDIKRLFYNGMIIAAIAFAANWVFWYTVMFVLKLAFYQTT
- a CDS encoding ArsB/NhaD family transporter codes for the protein MNEHLQVALATGVFLITYALIVSEKVHRAVAAFCGAAVVVLAGILTPEGAVEAVDWNTVGLLVGMMIIVGVTRETGVFEYLAIKAAKAAKGRPLAILASLAAVTALLSAFLDNVTTVLLIVPVTFAIARKLNVSPLPFLVTEILASNIGGTATLIGDPPNIMIGSATHLGFLDFVINLTPVIVLIHVTTIFILQLLFRRRLQVPDAVREQIFELDETAELKDLVLLRRCLAVIGLVIAGFLLHQALHLESSVVALTGASLLLLVTRAEPEHPLQQVEWPVIFFFIGLFVVVGALEEVGVIEALARFTVDFTGGVIVPTGMLILWISALASAFVDNIPFVATMIPLLKGVGQLGGLGNYDMNFLWWCLSLGACLGGNGTIIGASANVVVVGMAEKRGLPITFLGFMKVAFPLMLLSIAISTAYMYLWYVFPTGPVLALVLGVAVAAGAVMWVLSRPLVTAGEARGALDRAAGEEGMPPCPKA
- a CDS encoding sulfite exporter TauE/SafE family protein, whose amino-acid sequence is MPEGLTAAVILFCTALVSGTAGFGFAMLSLTSLSLFFDPRTAVAFMAVHTLTQNIVQLTGLRRYCRWRELAPLLAAAVLGVPAGALFLKTMDPVLIQRSLGLVVIAFVLTSLARSRKGAVPAGFQVPDRRPRTEAVWRVLTGLSGGVLMGAFLSGGPPLVMYSLWKGGSRFSIKAALQAFFLFCNAYALALYALSGLLTERVLRGSVALLPFTLGGTLIGMYLFQRMPSPVFRKLLLVLLALVGVTLLVK
- a CDS encoding EscU/YscU/HrcU family type III secretion system export apparatus switch protein — translated: MTIRSTGSGDKQSGSGRPRAAAALRYDPGSDNAPRVVAAGRGRLAEEIEARAREAGVPVYRDAGLAWTLTGLGIDREVPPALYEAVAAVIAWVYALEEKNGERADARGD
- a CDS encoding ribonuclease HI family protein, with amino-acid sequence MRVVIEIDGGSRGNPGPAAAALVVRDGDDGRVLDEKSWYLGETTNNVAEWTALENAVRYLAAVAAKHGPVQALIRADSELVVRQFNGAYRIKQPHLQEIALGIRDFLQRHPEVSVRLVHVPREENKRADAGVNRELDRFQKNSKVKKGVRHFS